A single region of the Arthrobacter sp. V1I7 genome encodes:
- a CDS encoding CocE/NonD family hydrolase: MTQTMETMESRVMEKVRIPMRDGIVLVATAYRSLSAEPQPVLLVRTPYVESMARTLPVAPALAAGFAVVVQNCRGTAESDGVLQAFENESNDGLDTIAWLIDQPWANGQVCMFGASYLGMAQLAVSGKNPEGLAAIVPIVATNNYRDGLVYRQGAMQLGQGLGWHMLKTAQTLGERAQRGQDIAAQMGAFLGMTRDMEATFRTLPLTDLTAISDVLPSWTTWLEKETDSGYWDGINYTKDRTRTAVPALHVGGWFDLFLAGTLDNYTAIAHGAETEEARINQHLVIGPWTHADQSGAAGELHFAAGAAQVIRLEEQQMRFLRESVDGTPSSIPPVQIFVMGTDRWRSEEEWPLARTDWQKWYLQPDGLLSATVPAGNADPLRYVHDPHDPVPTVGGGTLINGGPDGGAGYMPGSRDQRVLDSRDDVLRFSSSVLDQDMEVTGPLSVTLFAATSAEDADFTAKLVNVFPDGRAMGVADGIVRARYRNGMDTPSTVEPGEVYEYTIDLVATSQVFKKGHRIRIDIASSNFPCFDRNSGTGKLAGQVTQDDLSPATQSVFCTSVFPSHVLLPVIPSKEK; this comes from the coding sequence ATGGAAAAAGTCCGGATTCCAATGCGGGACGGAATCGTCCTTGTCGCTACGGCCTATCGCTCCTTGTCAGCAGAGCCCCAGCCAGTGCTTCTTGTCCGGACACCGTATGTGGAGTCGATGGCGCGGACGCTGCCCGTGGCCCCGGCGCTGGCCGCCGGCTTCGCCGTCGTTGTCCAGAACTGCCGTGGGACTGCAGAGTCCGACGGTGTGCTCCAGGCCTTTGAAAACGAGTCGAACGATGGCCTGGACACTATTGCCTGGCTCATCGACCAGCCCTGGGCAAACGGTCAGGTGTGCATGTTCGGAGCCTCATACCTTGGGATGGCGCAGCTGGCTGTCAGCGGGAAGAACCCCGAAGGACTGGCCGCCATCGTCCCGATCGTCGCGACGAACAACTACCGGGACGGACTGGTCTACAGGCAGGGAGCCATGCAGCTCGGGCAGGGCCTGGGGTGGCACATGCTGAAGACGGCCCAGACGCTGGGGGAGCGGGCACAGCGCGGGCAAGACATTGCGGCGCAGATGGGCGCGTTCCTGGGCATGACACGCGACATGGAAGCGACCTTCCGCACGTTGCCGCTGACTGATCTCACAGCGATCAGCGACGTCCTGCCCAGCTGGACGACGTGGCTTGAGAAGGAAACGGACAGCGGTTACTGGGACGGGATCAACTACACCAAGGACCGGACCCGAACAGCCGTACCGGCCCTGCACGTCGGCGGCTGGTTCGATCTTTTCCTTGCCGGCACCCTGGACAACTACACCGCGATTGCCCACGGAGCCGAGACCGAGGAGGCCCGAATCAATCAGCATCTGGTGATCGGGCCCTGGACGCACGCAGACCAGTCCGGGGCGGCCGGAGAGCTGCACTTCGCGGCAGGCGCAGCACAGGTTATCCGCTTGGAAGAGCAGCAGATGCGCTTCCTTCGCGAAAGTGTCGACGGCACCCCGAGTTCGATTCCGCCGGTCCAGATCTTCGTGATGGGGACCGACCGCTGGCGGTCGGAGGAGGAATGGCCGCTGGCGCGAACCGACTGGCAGAAGTGGTACCTGCAGCCGGACGGCTTGCTCAGTGCCACGGTGCCGGCAGGCAACGCAGACCCCCTGCGGTACGTCCATGATCCCCATGACCCCGTGCCTACCGTCGGCGGCGGGACCCTGATCAACGGCGGGCCCGACGGCGGAGCGGGCTATATGCCCGGGTCCCGGGACCAGCGTGTGCTGGACAGCCGCGACGACGTGCTCCGGTTCTCCAGCTCTGTCCTGGACCAGGACATGGAGGTGACCGGCCCGCTAAGCGTCACGTTGTTCGCGGCAACTTCGGCTGAGGACGCGGATTTCACCGCGAAACTGGTCAACGTTTTCCCCGACGGACGAGCCATGGGAGTGGCGGACGGGATAGTTCGTGCGCGCTACCGCAATGGCATGGATACCCCCTCGACCGTGGAACCAGGGGAAGTTTACGAATACACCATCGACCTGGTCGCGACGAGCCAGGTGTTCAAGAAGGGCCACCGAATCCGCATAGACATCGCGAGTTCGAACTTCCCGTGCTTTGACCGCAATTCCGGCACGGGCAAGCTGGCCGGGCAAGTCA